A stretch of DNA from Desmospora activa DSM 45169:
GGCGAATACACCTGGCTCGTTCCCACCTTGGACAGCAACGGCGTGCTACGCCAGATTGTGTTTGTCAATGCACGGGATGAAAAAGTGGTCGGATATGGCAAATCCAAACAGGAAGCGCTCAACCAGTATCAATACGCGGTTACTTCAGACTTGCAACCAGATACCGATGTGGCGACCGACCGTGCAGATATCGAGACGATCTCCGGAAAAGTGGAGTCCGTCCATAAAACCGACCGCCAAGACGACGTCCTGATCCAATTTATCCTGGAGGGGGAAGAGCCGATCTTCTCTGTCCGCTCCTCCCAATCTCCCTATACAATCTTTCTGGAACCGGGACACCGTGTTAAGATCGAATATATCAACACCGGGGAAACCGCCGTTGCGGTGAAAAACTTAAAAAATCTCACACTAAAACGATAAACATCCCATCCATCAGCCGATAAAAACTCCGGACAACACACCGTTGTCCGGAGTTTCATCAAGCTCCCTTAAATAAACCCTTTGCCAATTCCAAGCCCACGTCCGAGTGGCGTCAAAAAGCTGCTTAAGGGTCCCCACCACTTTTTACAAACTCCCCAAAACTGACGGCACGCTTGAAACAGTCCCCATATTTGTGTAAAGGGTTGCCAAAATGATCCGCTGAACAAGCTAGAAGTAGAGGTGCGCTTCACCTTCACCCCCGCAGCACGGCGTACCCTTACTTGAGAAGAACGTCGTCGGTTCACTCTGTCGCCTCCCCCCTCATTGCGATCTCCCTTTTATTCTATTGCCCTTTCCCTGTTTATGTTTGGAAAATGAGAAAACTTCCACGAACGTCCCTTCAGGGAATACCCTAGGAGATTCATCCGGTCACCATCATCGAGACACCCTCCAGCAGCCGTCCTACCACTAACAACACCCCTGCACTCACCAGCGAAGTAAGCAGCTGTCTACCCATCAAACCGACAGAAACAGACCACCCTAATTCTTTTCGCACGGTCCACAAGGTAACCAGACAAGCGGTTAGAGTTGAGGCGAGAAAAATCAGTATAAACAGTGAAACCGGATCAAGGGCTTGTAGCATCAATCCATCTCCTTGATTGAACACCAACATGCCGTCTTTGCGCAAGACGGAAAACCAGAGCCCCAAAGCCGCCTCTTCCGGTAGACCCCACCATGTGAGGAGCGGTCCGATCGTGACGGCGAAGGCGTTCATCCAACCCCAGTAATCGATCAGGGAGGCAATCAAACAAATGGAAAGAAAAATCGGCATCGCTTGTGATACAAACTGCTTGATGATGTTTTGTATGCGCCACTGAAACCCCCGCCATGTCGGTACGTTTAAAAACGACCGCCTGTGCGGCAGCAGCGCTTGCATCTTAGCTTGAGTCGGAAACCACACCCGCAAATGGATCGCCCCCACCACTACCAATAACAGGAGATAGGGCAAAAACAGCCATGGACGACCTGCTGAATGAAAGAGAGACAAGGTTGCCCCGATCTGATAGCTGCAAGCCGAGCCAAAGGCGATAAAGGAAACGCAGGAAGCGCGGGTACAAGCAGAGCAGGCTCGGCTTTGCAACACCGCCACCACATTGCAGCCAAACCCGGTTAATACCGGCACCAAATCGCGTCCGTTTAACCTGAGATGGCGCAGCCACGGATCGAGAGCACCGGTGATGCGGTCCTTCCAACCCGTTTCCTCCGTGACGGCAATACTGGCCCCCATAAACAACACCACCGGAAACGCCCATAAAAAGGAATACATCCCCAATGTAAACAACCCGTAATCCCCGGCTAATACCGCTTGCAGCCAAGCAGGCCATCCCATCGCCTGCAACCGAATCGGACCGATCACCCATCGATCCAACCCGGGTTCCAGCACACCGGAGAAAAGATAGGCCCCATATACTGGGACCGCAAATAGCCCCAATAACGTTGCCAGCGCCACCCATCGTCCAAAGATCGGATGATCCCACCAGGTTGTAGGTGGCTCCACTTCATGAAAAATGGGCGGCTCTTTCAGTTGTCGCTGTTGCTCCTGCGCCTCCGCTCCCCTCATCAAGCGGATAATCCGCCTTCGCCCCTCCTCCGACATATCCCGTGCATTGACGGAAATAACGGGTACCTCCAACCGTTGCCGGTAATAAGCCATCAATTGCGGAAGCGATTCGGGTGCCCGATCCTCAAAGGTAAACAACACCATCCATCGGCGGTGAGTGATGATATCCTCCTTGAGCAACCGATCCAGTTCCGAGCGGGCATGGGTTCCTCGCACCACCAACACAATGATATCGGCGTGATCCGCTTCCATCAGGGCGATGCGAGTCGTTTCGCTATCCGTCTTCAGACGAATGCCTGGCGTATCGATCAGTGTGAGGTCAGCATCCGTTGTCATCCCCGTCTGCACCATCACCGTGCTTCCCTGTGCAGCCGCTTCTTCCCCGACGCGATTGCCGGTAAGACGGGAAAAAATCGTCGACTTCCCCGCTGATTCAAAACCGACCAATACGGCTGTCTGCGGTGGGTTCAACATATGCACTCATCATCGCAACAGGACAAATCATCCAGATACATCTGGTTGTCCCGATAATCCCGAAACACGGCAGCGTCATAGGGAGCCTTTAACCGTTTCAACATCTCCTCCGCCACCACAGCAAAACGCTGCCGAAATTTATAGATGAAACAAAAGATGACCTCGCCGTGTTTCACGCGGGGACCACACAGAAACAGCCCCGGTGTTTGGGTGGATTCATCCCGATCCGTCAAGACAACATGTTTACCTTCCCACTTAAAATGCTCCCGTACTTTCTCCATACTGCTACGAAAACCGGTGGCTAAGATGGGGCGCTCGGTTGTCATCACCGCATCCCCGCTCCGCAGTCGCACACGGTAGCGATCCTGTTCCTGCTTTACCTCAACAACCTCCTTCTCTCCCCATAAACGTAAACAGCCGGTCTCCAGCGCTTCCAACAACCGTTCCCGGGTGTAGGGAGAAAGAGAGACACTCGGGTCCGGTTCATCACTGAGCCATGGCGTTCCCCGCGAGATCACGATCACCTTTTTGCCTCCATGGACTAAATGGATAGCAGCATCCATACCGCTCTCATATCCACCAATCACCAGACGCTCTTCCCCCGACAGAGATCCCCACGATTCCACTTCACTGTTATGCAGGCAATGCTCCGCTCCGGGAAAAGGCATTTGATCGGGATAAGCAAACTCCCCTGCCGCCCACACCACCAAACGGGCAGTATAAACGCCTTGATCGGTGTGGACGAAAAAGTGATCGTTCTCTTTTTGCACCCGTTTCACTTCCACTCCCACTTGCACAGGTAAATCAAAGTGATCCGCTACCGCTTGCAAGTATTGGCCGTACTCATTTCCCGATAGATGCTCCCTTCGCAAAGAGAAAGCTGGTGAAGTTCCCGGCATCACTGCATTTAAATCCAAATGGCCAAAGGCATGCCCATGAAAGGAGGGAGTAATTAAGCGCATCTCCTGTGGCCAAGCGAAAAAGCTGGCTCCCACCTGCTCCCGTTCCAGGATTAGATACCGATCAAAGCCAGTTTGTGCAAACAGCGCTCCCAGTCCTACTCCAGCTGCACCCGCTCCAATGATCAATACATCGGTTTGTCGCTCAGTCATTGCACTCCCTCTCCTTCGCCGACCACCCCAATTAAGCGTGGGTCTGTACCTCTACTGCGGGAAATGGGTCCGACAACCGCGACCAGTCTCCTCTCATTTCTTCCTTTGTCAATAGACACGCATCCAGAGAAGCCTCCAACTCCTCCCGCTTCATATCGATCCCGATCAGAACAAACTGATTGATGCGATCCCCCCACTGAGAATCCCACTTTTGCAACACTTCCGGCTGCTCTATCAGGATCACCTTCCGTTCCGTCTCCGACAGTGCATGTACCCAATACGCCACCGGACCGATCTGGATCGAGGGTCCCGCCTGGCTGAGGCTGTATGCCATGTCGCTGCGACTGGCCAGCCACACCAACCCTTTTGCCCGCACCACCTCTTCCGGCCATTCTTCCATCCAGCGATACAGGCGTTCCGGATGAAAGGGAGTCCGACGCTCATAAACAAAAGAGGAAATCCCATATTCATCCGTTTCCGGCGTATGTTCACCTTGCTCCAATTCTTTGAGCCACCCTGGCGATTGACTCGCTTGGTCAAAGTCGAATAAACCGGTATTTACAATTTGCTTTGGTTCGATTTGACCATGAGTGGTACGTATGATATGGGCTTCCGGCGCCAATTTACGGAAGAGCCGTTCCATCTGTTCCAGTTGCTCTTCCTCTACCAGATCACATTTATTGATGATCAGAACATTGCAGAACTCGATTTGATCGATCAATAAATCGACCACATCGCGGGTATCCTCTTCTCCTGCCGCTTCTTTTCGATCCAGCAGCGACTCACCGGAGGAATAATCATGCCAAAAACGATTGGCATCCACCACGGTAACCATGGTGTCAATATAGCAGAGAGAGGTTAAGT
This window harbors:
- a CDS encoding nucleoside recognition domain-containing protein; the protein is MNPPQTAVLVGFESAGKSTIFSRLTGNRVGEEAAAQGSTVMVQTGMTTDADLTLIDTPGIRLKTDSETTRIALMEADHADIIVLVVRGTHARSELDRLLKEDIITHRRWMVLFTFEDRAPESLPQLMAYYRQRLEVPVISVNARDMSEEGRRRIIRLMRGAEAQEQQRQLKEPPIFHEVEPPTTWWDHPIFGRWVALATLLGLFAVPVYGAYLFSGVLEPGLDRWVIGPIRLQAMGWPAWLQAVLAGDYGLFTLGMYSFLWAFPVVLFMGASIAVTEETGWKDRITGALDPWLRHLRLNGRDLVPVLTGFGCNVVAVLQSRACSACTRASCVSFIAFGSACSYQIGATLSLFHSAGRPWLFLPYLLLLVVVGAIHLRVWFPTQAKMQALLPHRRSFLNVPTWRGFQWRIQNIIKQFVSQAMPIFLSICLIASLIDYWGWMNAFAVTIGPLLTWWGLPEEAALGLWFSVLRKDGMLVFNQGDGLMLQALDPVSLFILIFLASTLTACLVTLWTVRKELGWSVSVGLMGRQLLTSLVSAGVLLVVGRLLEGVSMMVTG
- a CDS encoding GTP-binding protein encodes the protein MSKIKIPVTVLSGYLGAGKTTVLNHVLNNREGLKVAVIVNDMSEINIDADLVRNEGGLSRTEEKLVEMSNGCICCTLREDLLVEVERLAVEGRFDYILIESTGIGEPVPVAQTFSYVDEEAGIDLTSLCYIDTMVTVVDANRFWHDYSSGESLLDRKEAAGEEDTRDVVDLLIDQIEFCNVLIINKCDLVEEEQLEQMERLFRKLAPEAHIIRTTHGQIEPKQIVNTGLFDFDQASQSPGWLKELEQGEHTPETDEYGISSFVYERRTPFHPERLYRWMEEWPEEVVRAKGLVWLASRSDMAYSLSQAGPSIQIGPVAYWVHALSETERKVILIEQPEVLQKWDSQWGDRINQFVLIGIDMKREELEASLDACLLTKEEMRGDWSRLSDPFPAVEVQTHA
- a CDS encoding NAD(P)/FAD-dependent oxidoreductase — its product is MTERQTDVLIIGAGAAGVGLGALFAQTGFDRYLILEREQVGASFFAWPQEMRLITPSFHGHAFGHLDLNAVMPGTSPAFSLRREHLSGNEYGQYLQAVADHFDLPVQVGVEVKRVQKENDHFFVHTDQGVYTARLVVWAAGEFAYPDQMPFPGAEHCLHNSEVESWGSLSGEERLVIGGYESGMDAAIHLVHGGKKVIVISRGTPWLSDEPDPSVSLSPYTRERLLEALETGCLRLWGEKEVVEVKQEQDRYRVRLRSGDAVMTTERPILATGFRSSMEKVREHFKWEGKHVVLTDRDESTQTPGLFLCGPRVKHGEVIFCFIYKFRQRFAVVAEEMLKRLKAPYDAAVFRDYRDNQMYLDDLSCCDDECIC